Proteins from a genomic interval of Plasmodium reichenowi strain SY57 chromosome 13, whole genome shotgun sequence:
- a CDS encoding acetyltransferase, GNAT family, putative — MRILKKEIGKKKEEKKRKGNNHRHNLKSRDEKDDLIQRLKRCHDNDNIFNYIDKKYKKYIIKKNKNDSSQNNSINKEKNETYIHNEKKGSKHLGSSSFIFFESINSYELKKYKSAFSIYNILLNITKINMQKLYDENNFLNKGWSDQEKLKELKSDRSKLILGFLKKKKEQNGYNYEQNEYNHEQNEYNHEQNEYNHEQNEYIHEQNEYTHEQNEYNHEQNEYTHEQNEYNHEQNEYIHEQNEYNHVQHPSEHETYDSKFSIKKNTNNHFIDIIKTNDKNQIDDFLKTNPIVCFVHFRFTPDYYPYQKNIICYLYEIQIIKEYIKIGIGTHLINILEQLCKNIHIHKILCTVLKSNYKAVMFYKNKCSFQMDESSPDNFYSDSHQSKTCEYEILKKDIIS, encoded by the coding sequence ATGagaatattaaaaaaagagatcgggaaaaaaaaagaagaaaaaaaaaggaaaggTAATAATCATCGGCACAACTTGAAAAGTAGAGACGAAAAAGATGATCTTATACAAAGACTAAAAAGATGTCATGATAACgataacatttttaattatattgataagaaatataaaaagtatattataaaaaaaaataaaaatgatagTAGTCAGAATAattcaataaataaagaaaagaatgaaacttatatacataatgaaaaaaaggGTTCCAAGCATTTAGGAAGttcatcatttattttctttgAATCTATTAATTCTTATGAActtaagaaatataaatcagcattttctatttataatatattattaaatattaccaaaataaatatgcaGAAATTATACGATGAAAATaactttttaaataaaggATGGTCAGACCAAGAAAAGTTGaaagaattaaaaagtGACAGGAGCAAATTGATATTAGGttttctaaaaaaaaaaaaagaacaaaatggatataattatgaacaAAACGAATATAATCatgaacaaaatgaatataatcatgaacaaaatgaatataacCATGAACAAAACGAATATATCCATGAACAAAACGAATATACCCATGAACAAAACGAATATAATCATGAACAAAACGAATATACCCATGAACAAAACGAATATAATCATGAACAAAACGAATATATCCATGAACAAAACGAATATAATCATGTACAACATCCAAGTGAACACGAAACTTATGATAGTAAATTTtctattaaaaaaaatacaaacaaccattttatagatataataaaaacaaatgataaaaatcAAATTGATGATTTTCTAAAAACAAATCCAATTGTATGTTTTGTACATTTTAGATTTACACCAGACTATTATCcatatcaaaaaaatataatttgttaTCTTTATgaaatacaaataataaaagaatatataaaaataggCATAGGAAcacatttaataaatatattagaGCAACTctgtaaaaatatacatattcataaaattcTATGTACCGTTCTAAAAAGTAATTACAAAGCCGTCatgttttataaaaataaatgttcCTTTCAAATGGATGAAAGTTCACCGGATAATTTTTATTCCGACTCACATCAATCAAAAACATGTgaatatgaaatattaaagaagGACATAATATCATAG
- a CDS encoding vacuolar ATP synthase subunit g, putative gives VYNVDLTIPDSMEKSFNN, from the coding sequence GTATATAATGTTGATTTAACAATTCCTGACAGTATGGAAaaatcatttaataattaa
- a CDS encoding plasmepsin V, putative: MNNYFLRKENFFVLFCFVFVSIFFVSNVTIIKCNNVENKNDNVGKKNDNVEYKNDNVGKKINNVKNASSDLYKYKLYGDIDEYAYYFLDIDIGKPSQRISLILDTGSSSLSFPCNGCKDCGVHMEKPYNLNYSKTSSILYCNKSNCPYGLKCVGNKCEYLQSYCEGSQIYGFYFSDIVTLPSYNNKKKISFEKLMGCHMHEESLFLHQQATGVLGFSLTKPNGVPTFVDLLFKHTPSLKPIYSICVSEYGGELIIGGYEPDYFLSNQKEKQKIDKSDNNNNNNNNNNSNKGNVSIKLINNDKNDDEENNSKDAVVSNNVEDIVWQAITRKYYYYIKIYGLDLYGTNIMDKKELDMLVDSGSTFTHIPENIYNQINYYLDILCIHDMTNIYEINKRLKLTNESLNKPLVYFEDFKTALKNIIQNENLCIKIVDGVQCWKSLENLPNLYITLSNNYKMIWKPSSYLYKKESFWCKGLEKQVNNKPILGLTFFKNKQVIFDLQQNQIAFVESKCPSNLTSSRPRTFNEYREKENIFIKVSFINLYCLWLLLALTILLSLILYVRKMFYMDYFPLSDQNKSPIQESS, translated from the coding sequence atgaataattattttttaaggaaagaaaatttttttgtattgttttgttttgtttttgtgAGTATCTTTTTTGTATCAAATgtaacaataataaaatgtaataatgtggaaaataaaaatgacaatgtgggaaaaaaaaatgacaatgtggaatataaaaatgacaatgtgggaaaaaaaattaacaatGTAAAAAATGCTTCTTCAGATTTgtataaatacaaattatATGGTGATATAGATGAATATgcttattattttctagATATAGATATAGGGAAACCATCTCAAAGAATTTCTTTAATTCTAGATACAGGTTCCTCTTCGTTAAGTTTCCCATGTAATGGTTGTAAAGATTGTGGGGTTCATATGGAAAAACCATATAACTTGAATTATTCAAAAACATCATctattttatattgtaATAAATCTAATTGTCCTTATGGTTTAAAATGTGTAGGAAATAAATGTGAATATCTTCAATCGTATTGTGAAGGGTCTCAAATATATggtttttatttttcagATATTGTTACATTACCatcttataataataaaaaaaaaatatcttttgaaaaattaatgGGCTGTCATATGCATGAAGAAAGTTTATTTCTACATCAACAAGCCACAGGAGTTCTAGGGTTTAGTTTGACGAAACCGAATGGGGTTCCAACATTTGTTGATTTACTTTTTAAACATACTCCTTCTTTAAAACCGATATATTCTATATGTGTGTCTGAGTATGGCGGTGAATTAATCATAGGTGGTTATGAACCGGATTACTTCTTAAGTAATCAAAAAgagaaacaaaaaattgACAAGTcagataataataataataataataataataataatagtaacaAGGGAAACGTTtctataaaattaataaataatgataaaaatgatgatgaggaaaataattcaaaagATGCAGTTGTATCTAATAATGTTGAAGATATTGTGTGGCAAGCTATTACAAGAaaatattactattacataaaaatatatggtTTAGATTTATATGGTACAAACATTATggataaaaaagaattagaTATGTTAGTAGATTCAGGTAGTACATTTACACATATTCcagaaaatatttataaccaaataaattattatttagaTATTTTGTGTATACATGATATGactaatatatatgaaataaataaaagattaAAACTAACAAATGAGTCATTAAATAAACCATTAGTATATTTTGAGGATTTTAAAACAgcattaaaaaatattattcaaaacgaaaatttatgtattaaaaTAGTTGATGGAGTACAATGTTGGAAAAGTTTAGAAAACCTAccaaatttatatattaccTTGTcgaataattataaaatgatatgGAAACCTAGTTCCTATctatataaaaaggaaagCTTCTGGTGTAAAGGTTTAGAAAAACAAGTTAATAATAAACCTATTTTAGGGTTAaccttttttaaaaataaacaagTTATTTTTGATTTACAACAAAATCAAATTGCATTTGTAGAATCTAAATGCCCATCTAATTTAACATCATCAAGACCAAGAACCTTTAATGAATATagagaaaaagaaaatatcTTCATAAAAgtttcttttattaatttatattgtttatgGCTATTATTGGCCTTAACCATACTCTTATCTCTTATTCTTTATGTAAGAAAAATGTTTTACATGGATTATTTTCCTTTGAGTGATCAAAATAAATCTCCCATACAGGAATCATCATAA
- a CDS encoding 60S ribosomal protein L23, putative: MTQVEKKKKNVKKVSKHKIIHKRVMKKGNRRYRNGKNKIKSRKKVVKKTIRKNVSKKKLLKTNVDDKDGKKKKMKISIRFKKPKTLKYARNPKCPRIVKSCHSKTLDKYGLIKYPLTSEKAMKKIEEINTLVFMCDKRANKKNIKKSVKNLFGIECDKINVLNTLNGDKKAYVRLSGEHDALEVANKIGIL; encoded by the exons atgacacaagtagaaaaaaaaaaaa aAAACGTCAAGAAGGTGAGTAAACACAAAATCATCCATAAGAGAGTTATGAAAAAGGGAAATAGAAGATATAGAAATggaaaaaacaaaataaagtCAAGAAAAAAGGTAGTAAAAAAAACCATACGTAAAAATGTGTcgaagaaaaaattattgaaAACAAATGTTGATGACAAGGATggaaagaagaaaaaaatgaaaatatcCATTCGTTTTAAGAA GCCCAAAACCTTGAAATATGCAAGAAATCCAAAGTGTCCAAGAATCGTAAAATCATGTCATAGTAAAACATTAGATAAATATGGATTAATTAAATATCCTTTAACATCAGAAAAGGCTATGAAAAAAATCGAAGAAATAAATACCTTAGTTTTTATGTGTGACAAGAGAGCAAATaagaaaaacataaaaaaatcaGTGAAGAATTTATTTGGTATTGAGTGTGATAAAATTAATGTCTTGAACAC ATTAAATGGAGATAAAAAGGCTTACGTTCGTTTATCAGGAGAACATGACGCTTTAGAAGTCGCAAACAAAATAGgcatattataa